GGTCTTGTTATAACACCCTCATAAATATAGTTATAACACACTCTATGTCAAAAAGCTCAGTCGATTACCTCAAATGGCACCCAACAGCTTCTCCTATCTTTCTGAATCACAGTATTGTGGAAATTCACATTGGCAAGGACCTCTTAGTACCTGCAGGGTCAAAGCTTATCAGTCCAAACATATTGAACTTGTTTGTAATGGACAAAAGGAATTCTTGTTCCATTTCCAATCTGTTTCTCAAGGAAACCAAGTTCATAAAACCAATTTTCTAGCAAGTTGAGCCTTTTCAGGTTACTATACATGTAAGAAGAGTTCTTTTCACAAAACTTAAGCAGAAGCCACAGTTTGTCCAAAGTAATTTGATATGCCATCATTTAAAACCACAACAAATTGAATTACAATCCATTAGTATCAGAACAAATTGAACAATCACACCTCAATTTTGTCAATCCCGATGCAACATTTTGCAATATTCCTTCCAGGTATTTCCCATGGCATTTTTTATCTGGTTTTTAGGTCATGCACAGGCGCACCTATACAAGcacatttatttaaagaaccaACTGTTTAGAAATACAAGCCTCCAAGAACAAGCAAACCAGTTTTACATTTAAAAGAGCAAAAGAAACAAGTAAATTTTTGTCAGAAAAATGCTGCCATGGTGACTCAGAAAGGTTTCCTTGAATTCAAGATGCCCTTGACTCAAAACCCATGATCTACACTCTTATTAATGTTCTTGTCTTTGGAGTGCTCACTTGTACAATACTCATTTTTTAGCACATATTACAACTGAGCCCAAGTATCCTATTTATAACACTACACAGTTTCATTCTCTAGGTCAGTTACAAGGCATAAAGCTATATATCAATGAGCTGCATACTTAAATGAAAAGAAGTTTTTATTACCGTTGGAGAAGACTTCCCTTATGGCTGGGAGCAACTTCTTTTGAAGTACAGCTACATAATGAGAAAGTTggtcaataaatatttttttaaattaactcttATATATAATGGACCAGACCTTggtttcataattaattattgctAGCTAGCTTTAATGCTGCTTCTTCAACCAAAGGTTTGTTCTTGATCCTCAACACACCCCTTCAAAAACGATTTTCTCATTGTAATTCTGAGCCATGATCCAAACTCCGCAAGCTTGTTACTTACTATTGTGTCCTTCAGTGAATTTAGCAGCCACTTTGTTCTTTGTGGCAAATTATTGTAGATCTAACTCTCCTTGTAATACCTACCTGCTCAAACAGGGTTAATGCACTTCCATATCCTTTGCTTTTGCATGAAATGTAAGATTTTCAGCCAAACAAATAGTTGACTTATTGTTATGTGCAATGTAGAGGGATTATATAACCAACAGATTGATGAAGATCCTTTAAAAGATGCATTAAACATGTACTTTCCGATGGCACCACTGCCGCTACTCATTTTTTGTGCTAGTAGTCGATAAGAAAAATGTTGGTTGTCTCTTCCTACACCAAGAAGCCACTAATTAAGGTTATATCTCCTTGGTTGAACTTTGAATATCATATAGGCCAATAAAGGAATAACATCTCACCTTTTATGTACAGTACATCATATCATTCCAATAAAGTTGTCTTGAGAACATTGAAGCAATGTCTGGAACTTGAACAAAATTGAGGTTTGAACAAGATGGTAAGGTTTAAGGTTCAAAAAGGTTTCTATAATGAGAAACAAAGGTTTGCTGGTAAAGTGGCCCCCAAGTCCTGGTCCTTGTAGGAAAATGATTCACTAGTCTTCTGTAAGAACAACTTTTAGGTCAACCAAGTAACGACAACTTAACCtctgagaaaatattttaaaaagtcacATCCTAATCAATGACACCTACCTAATTAAATGaacataatttctttaaaataaacttaatttcaaaagcTTCTGAGTCAATCTCCTGACTAAAAAGCTACTGCATCAATATTTAACCATAATGCCAAGAACTGCAATTTCTACCTTGAAGCTAGTGGCAAAATTAACCACACAGCAAGCTTTcactaataatatcaaatatttatttaactgCAAGGgcagattttctttttaaccaGCTAACTCTTGCAAGTTGATACTGACCTAAGAATATGACCATTAGCAACCAACCTTAAATACTAGTTCTGAATACATAGCCAAGCTTGGTCTCTTCTGCTATGTGCTAAAAAATATGAGTGCTGGATCCTCCATATGAGAAAAAGACAAGTTAGgtagagagattttttttttctttttggggtGCCTTTTGTTAGTTATCTTTGTACTGTGCTCCTAATATGATATATGAGCATTTGTTTTTAGAAGCTCCACCCTTGTCTTcattaacaacaacaatgatgCCTCAATCATCTAGGTCAACACGTGGCTTACAAAACTATATAGCAAATGGATAAAAGTAGTGACTGTGTTTTGTTTCCATCATTTAGACCTTCAGATAATAGAAGCAACCATTTagagaaacaaaaatttaaacaatgtATCCATGATAGTGATAGCTAAAATGGATATAGTTGGCTTTGGAATATCTAAATATGAACTGAATGACTGTTTCCAGCAAAGGTATGTAAAGTTATTCATTGCATGCATATCAAAAGAACATATTTGTTGAAAATCAATGCAGTCAAAAAAGTAGAACAAGGAGAAACAATAAAGTCACACACCTTACGAAATGTAAATGATACCCTTCTTGCACCCCTTCTGATCACACTTTGATTCACCATGTCAATCTGCAATGCGATTATTATATAACCTTGTATTTAGGGATGAGGAAATTCAATGCTAGAGCACACAAAGAAAGGGGGCAAGGAGAGAGAAAACTCTATCACATCAAATAAAGACACAATATCATATCATTCCAAAGAAAGTTGCAGAGGAAGGATGCTGCTATCCATAACAAAATTTTActgtcatttgaaaaaaaaaatgaaactataTGTAAATCAGAACATTCCCATTGATAACAACTGTTATCATTGGTGGATGGTAGCATTAATCCCAAATTCATTGGAAAAAGAAATGCTTGAACTTCATAAAGAGCAATTTGCAACACGGGACTAATTTCCATCCATGATCAACAACATGATTTACCTTATGGTGTGGAATGTAATGTTGCCAAGCATAACGTGCTTCCCCAGATAACAGAAGAATGGACCGAGGAGGAAGATAAAGAGACCTCCTTGCTAGATTTGAGCAGTTGTCAACATTTTCCACCTTTGTATAAGCACTAGAGGCAGCATCAGGAACCCATGAACCATCCAAGTATCTCCTGAACTCCATGATGCAAGGCCCTGCTAATGAAAGGCTAAAAATCAATCCCTCGAATGCAGAATGGGTGTCTATGTGTGGAGACAAGCCCACCCCAGGTGGGTACTCGTTTACCTGTAAATTATCACtgattatcaaaaaataataaataattaagcaAAGCATAAATTAAATGCAAGTGCCCTAGCCATTGAGCCATACATAATACTCCACATTCAGTTTAATATGCAGAGTTGCCACCCCTATTACATAAGATAAGATAACATAGCAGGACTCATGCATAAGATTACACAGGATCACAACTAAAATAAATGGTTAGTAGCAAAAGTACTACATACTGTGAGTTGGTCCAAGAGTATGCTTGTAGAACTGTTAAGGCCAGGAAACAATGAAATCCTTTCAAGTATCGAAGAAACAAATGATGGAAGTTCGCCCAAATGCAGTTTTGTATCAACATTCCTTGTCTGTACCAGAACAGGAAAAGATTTGGTGAGTTTTTAGCACTCTCACATTTAATTCATAACCAGGCAGCCACCTTTAGTAACaacaaattatagaaaaaagaatcatgTCTAAGAGATGGATAAGGCATAGCATCCTAGAATTTCCTAAGGTCCTTACAATTCAGATTTACTACTATTGGTATCTTGCTAATATCAAATTCACAGGAAAAGTATTAGCTGGGAGCTATTTAAGAATCACCCATACAAATTAACAAGCACCGACAAATCTTAACATCTTGAGTCTGTTACAGTTGTTTGAACCATAGAAGAACACCTAGGAACTTTATTGAGGCGGATGTGCTTTCCCATGCATGCATATTTCTTTGATCTTTCTTTgcgaaaaatcaataaaatggtTGTTGGGTCAATCAGAATATGCCAATCCTTGATGGTAAAAACTGAGAAACCTAAAGATTGCAAAATTCTGCTCTGACAATACAATATGGTTACTGAGAGGCTCCCGAGGCAGTAGTACTAAGTTAACAGATAATATTCAGAAAACTTCCCACCTTTAGAAATCAAAGCAACTAACAAGCTAAATATATCAACAAAGTTCCCAGACCTCAAGTCCATCTAGTTGATATCTTCACAACATGTATGACAGCTATACTCAAAGCATTGTAAATTAGCCATTTctgatgtcaaaaaatcattaagAGTATAACAGTGGGTTTGATCAAGTTCAGCAATGTATACTTACTCCGTAACAAAATTCATATCCATAATGCTGCACCCTCCTTTTAGATAGACTTATCCAAGGCCTTTCATCAACTGCTACCAGTAACTCctgaaaaaacacaaattatacaCCAAGCTCTAATAAAACAATACATGCAAACACAccccacaaataaaaaaaataggagttTTGCTTCAGAAAGGCATCCACGCCCACCCGAAAAGCTAAAAAGCAGAAACATGGCTAACCTTTTCTTCCTGAGGACTGAGAAAATCATGAACCAAATAAAGCCCAGGAATATTAACCTCCGAATCCAGCAGAGAAACAGGAATTTGTTCATTAACCTGCTGGCTCTCAGCCTCACAATTTGGTTGAATAACTGAATACCGAATATGCAAAGACCTGCCACCAAGATCAGCACAGGATTTCCCATTCAGTGCAGTTAGAGCTTGTTGGGCAGAATTAGCTTCGGAATAAGAAACTATAACACGTGTTCCGCTTTCATCTGCTGCGTAAATTCCTTTCACCTCTCCAAAGGTGTTAAACACGGAAGCAATTGTGTCATAAGAAATCCCAACCGCTGGTCCACAGTTGGCTACGTAGAGATAAGGACTTGGTGAATCGGTTGCCGGTGTTTTGGGCCGTGTGAATCTTGGGACGCCCATGTTTGGAGAGACGGCGGATGTTATGGTGGCTGGTGAATGAGGAGACGGCAGTTTAGGCCAGCTGATGCTGAtgtgtaaaaaaaatgttagaagaGAAGGCAAACTCACACTATTTACTGTAATAGTAAAGTGAGCAAAAAACATTATATGTCTTTTAACTaggattatttttgtttttttacgcGTGACATTgttcattatatatttattttacgatgttttatctattattttaatgaacatTAAAATTACCATAATACCTCTAagtcaacaaaattaaagttgtAGGGCATGGGTGTTTTGAACTTTTCATtctaatatataagaaaattacaaatatgaCTTTGGATCAGAGAGGTTTAAGTCATTGAAATAGGGTATTCACATCttttaactttggttttttgTAATTGCCAacggtaaaaaataataatataatttattatttaatttttttttttaaattaaaaaaacagatacCATGTGGAAGGCATCGTGTACTTTGTATGCATACATGTTTCCAGTtatggaaaatattattatgtcaTTTTATTTCGTCGAGTTTTCTCTTCCTTGTAAGTACTGTATGTCATTTTAGGTTGATTAATTTATCGTtcgtgattttatttttttttcttctattccgAAAAAAAACTCCAATCCTTGTTAGGATTttcaaattcagtttttttagttttgatttttgaattttatcttatttatttttaaaaataattttattttttttatttaatcattcaattttaatttatattttttttattcaatcatttttttttattttttttcttagttcttttatcaaactttttataattttttttttctcaataagaattataataatttcaatttgatttcttttcttttaatattttatttttttcctttatttttttgctaaagtttttataattttcaattttatcattcaaattaattttttttttttttttataacaacaacaacaacaataatgatagtagtaacaataataacaataatagtggTAATagcattaataattataataataataataacaacaacatcaacaacaataacatcaataataaaaataatggcaataacattgataataataatagtagtaaaattaatattattcttattaataatgataataacaacaataataataatttaaagactATATAAAATTTGAGTCGGCTCGCATCTTGTTATCCaacttatatatttatcatgTCACCTTGAATGTACTAAAtcctgattttttgttttacccAATCATACAccttcaatggtttttttttttgtttttttcatgggatcatgttttttaattttgtttatttattattgttatcgatttttttattatttaattaaaataaaatcaacttgttAAGCACACGTCAGGGTTCtaattcaatcaatcaatcaattaattttttaaaactcactTGCA
This region of Populus alba chromosome 3, ASM523922v2, whole genome shotgun sequence genomic DNA includes:
- the LOC118028648 gene encoding alkylated DNA repair protein ALKBH8 homolog isoform X2 → MGVPRFTRPKTPATDSPSPYLYVANCGPAVGISYDTIASVFNTFGEVKGIYAADESGTRVIVSYSEANSAQQALTALNGKSCADLGGRSLHIRYSVIQPNCEAESQQVNEQIPVSLLDSEVNIPGLYLVHDFLSPQEEKELLVAVDERPWISLSKRRVQHYGYEFCYGTRNVDTKLHLGELPSFVSSILERISLFPGLNSSTSILLDQLTVNEYPPGVGLSPHIDTHSAFEGLIFSLSLAGPCIMEFRRYLDGSWVPDAASSAYTKVENVDNCSNLARRSLYLPPRSILLLSGEARYAWQHYIPHHKIDMVNQSVIRRGARRVSFTFRKVLRGPCQCEFPQYCDSER
- the LOC118028648 gene encoding alkylated DNA repair protein ALKBH8 homolog isoform X3; this translates as MGVPRFTRPKTPATDSPSPYLYVANCGPAVGISYDTIASVFNTFGEVKGIYAADESGTRVIVSYSEANSAQQALTALNGKSCADLGGRSLHIRYSVIQPNCEAESQQVNEQIPVSLLDSEVNIPGLYLVHDFLSPQEEKELLVAVDERPWISLSKRRVQHYGYEFCYGTRNVDTKLHLGELPSFVSSILERISLFPGLNSSTSILLDQLTVNEYPPGVGLSPHIDTHSAFEGLIFSLSLAGPCIMEFRRYLDGSWVPDAASSAYTKVENVDNCSNLARRSLYLPPRSILLLSGEARYAWQHYIPHHKIDMVNQSVIRRGARRVSFTFRKLYFKRSCSQP
- the LOC118028648 gene encoding alkylated DNA repair protein ALKBH8 homolog isoform X1; translation: MGVPRFTRPKTPATDSPSPYLYVANCGPAVGISYDTIASVFNTFGEVKGIYAADESGTRVIVSYSEANSAQQALTALNGKSCADLGGRSLHIRYSVIQPNCEAESQQVNEQIPVSLLDSEVNIPGLYLVHDFLSPQEEKELLVAVDERPWISLSKRRVQHYGYEFCYGTRNVDTKLHLGELPSFVSSILERISLFPGLNSSTSILLDQLTVNEYPPGVGLSPHIDTHSAFEGLIFSLSLAGPCIMEFRRYLDGSWVPDAASSAYTKVENVDNCSNLARRSLYLPPRSILLLSGEARYAWQHYIPHHKIDMVNQSVIRRGARRVSFTFRKVCDFIVSPCSTFLTALIFNKYVLLICMQ